Proteins from one Arthrobacter sp. DNA4 genomic window:
- a CDS encoding LuxR family transcriptional regulator: MGRTKELDRIHSVIRGPKEAALTVIGRKGAGKTALLSVIPTLSDYRTVYLAASAAESDWPLSGLTALLNDMDDPVLNRIADELMRDATGAMSVPAVASTLLNGLHQRSSSRTVIVLDDADQLDPSSQAVIGFIARRLSGTDIVLFVGVREDLTESAFSGLSALRLEPLSYCDTVRMLESTPTKRTTTAAAHAVAAATGGNPLAAVDVYNRLLERHAEGKYALPVPLPSGGSFDAEYASAVGALTPGARNVLGLLALSYRSDITTIEKIDREVWTSVDELLAAGLVNRTGPHLGIGDQLLRGHVFTAMTPAVRTANHRALAEAASDTDPYARRWHLSFTALERQTPFQLLRHAVDLVRGGEVSFAIEYIERALTINPWEAETAARLTTAAELLFNRGEFVYARRYLEWAQRVTRNPALILRLTGLSFEIQFAQGAAVRASMVLRLVKEFGQHDPAYAASLLAIGALYYAERWELQDASELLRHSNAFRGSASAQCLGIAERAKLLIESIGGDTANLGRKQEHTGTARIAVLLMHGRALTYAEHYEGAHETFALLNSADEPGHVNWQKTASFMAVDNAIRAGNVRAAVRLIDELEVSEPELKYHRGMRHLFRVWRAHSLGDDAQARSYAIEALRYVGADSHPAITAQLAACQGHFALLRGDLAESVAQLSRAAEIGTRFSNPTLLRCEADLVEVLIRLGRHHEATQALLRLESRSVGLRSPWLMMAVARSRALLADGEQSLQLFNQALEGRNGHTLERARTLMCYAERLHAFGRLRDARDTFLRAKVMFDEAGADAWTQHVDALLLDERMEPVRMQGNPAMLLLADHERALAKMVARGMRNKEIAATLYVSVRTVEVRLTAIYRKLGVESRAQLTALAAGKGSTTAAEPYVLPVL, translated from the coding sequence ATGGGCCGCACTAAAGAACTTGATCGAATTCATTCCGTAATCCGTGGGCCCAAAGAAGCAGCCCTGACAGTAATTGGGCGCAAGGGGGCAGGGAAGACCGCCCTGCTGTCGGTGATACCCACACTCTCCGATTACCGCACTGTGTATTTGGCGGCCAGTGCTGCCGAATCGGACTGGCCATTATCGGGTTTGACCGCGCTTCTAAACGACATGGATGATCCCGTCCTGAACCGCATCGCGGACGAGCTAATGCGGGACGCCACCGGCGCCATGAGCGTGCCGGCAGTGGCCAGCACCCTGCTCAACGGCCTGCACCAGCGCTCCTCATCACGCACCGTTATCGTGCTCGACGACGCCGACCAGCTCGATCCCAGCAGCCAGGCTGTCATTGGCTTCATTGCCAGACGTTTATCGGGCACCGACATCGTCCTGTTTGTCGGCGTGCGGGAGGACCTCACGGAAAGCGCCTTTAGCGGCCTTTCTGCCTTGCGCCTTGAGCCCCTGAGCTACTGCGACACTGTACGGATGCTGGAGAGCACGCCGACAAAGAGGACCACGACGGCGGCTGCGCACGCGGTTGCCGCAGCCACCGGTGGAAACCCGCTTGCCGCCGTCGACGTTTACAACCGGTTGCTGGAGAGGCATGCAGAGGGCAAGTACGCACTGCCCGTCCCGCTGCCCTCCGGCGGCAGCTTTGATGCGGAGTACGCGTCGGCCGTGGGCGCACTGACCCCTGGCGCCCGCAACGTCCTGGGTCTACTGGCACTTTCCTACCGGAGTGACATCACTACGATCGAGAAGATCGACCGCGAAGTGTGGACGAGCGTCGACGAGCTGCTGGCTGCCGGCTTGGTGAACCGAACGGGCCCCCATCTGGGGATTGGAGACCAGCTGCTACGGGGACATGTTTTCACGGCAATGACGCCGGCCGTACGGACAGCCAACCACCGGGCCCTTGCGGAAGCAGCCAGCGACACGGACCCTTACGCCCGCAGGTGGCACCTAAGCTTTACCGCCCTGGAACGGCAAACCCCGTTCCAGCTGCTGCGGCACGCCGTTGACCTGGTCCGCGGTGGTGAAGTGAGTTTTGCGATCGAGTACATTGAGCGCGCACTGACCATCAACCCTTGGGAAGCGGAAACGGCGGCGCGCCTGACCACCGCGGCTGAACTGCTGTTCAACCGGGGTGAGTTCGTGTATGCACGCCGCTACCTGGAGTGGGCACAGCGGGTTACCCGCAATCCTGCCTTGATCCTGCGGTTGACTGGCCTGTCTTTCGAAATCCAATTCGCCCAGGGAGCTGCCGTGCGTGCCAGCATGGTGCTCCGGCTTGTGAAGGAATTCGGTCAGCATGACCCGGCATACGCCGCAAGCCTGCTGGCCATTGGCGCCCTCTACTACGCAGAGCGGTGGGAATTGCAGGACGCCTCCGAACTCCTGCGCCACAGCAACGCATTCCGCGGGTCAGCATCCGCGCAGTGCCTGGGTATCGCCGAACGCGCCAAGCTGCTGATTGAGTCCATCGGCGGTGACACGGCCAATCTTGGCCGCAAGCAGGAACACACGGGCACCGCCCGGATAGCCGTCCTTTTGATGCACGGCCGGGCCCTCACTTATGCCGAACACTATGAAGGCGCCCACGAAACCTTTGCCTTGCTCAACAGCGCGGACGAACCAGGCCATGTTAACTGGCAGAAAACCGCATCATTCATGGCTGTGGACAACGCGATCCGCGCCGGTAACGTGCGCGCTGCCGTTCGGCTGATCGACGAACTTGAGGTTTCCGAACCCGAACTCAAGTACCACCGTGGAATGCGGCACCTCTTCCGGGTGTGGCGGGCGCATTCTCTTGGCGACGATGCACAGGCCCGTTCCTATGCAATCGAGGCGCTCCGCTATGTAGGCGCGGACAGCCACCCTGCCATTACGGCACAGCTTGCGGCTTGCCAAGGCCACTTCGCACTGTTGCGCGGCGACCTGGCCGAGTCTGTTGCCCAGTTGTCCCGGGCCGCGGAAATCGGCACGCGGTTTAGCAACCCCACCCTCCTGCGCTGCGAAGCGGACCTGGTGGAGGTACTGATCCGCCTGGGCCGGCACCACGAGGCCACGCAGGCGCTGCTGCGCCTCGAGAGCCGTTCGGTCGGGCTGCGGTCCCCGTGGCTAATGATGGCTGTTGCCCGGAGCCGTGCCCTGCTTGCGGACGGCGAACAGTCGCTGCAGCTTTTCAACCAGGCACTCGAAGGCAGGAACGGGCATACGCTCGAAAGGGCAAGGACCCTTATGTGCTACGCGGAGCGACTGCACGCGTTTGGCAGGCTCCGCGACGCGAGGGATACATTCCTCCGCGCCAAGGTGATGTTCGACGAGGCGGGTGCGGATGCATGGACGCAGCATGTGGATGCCCTTCTGCTGGATGAACGCATGGAGCCTGTCCGCATGCAGGGCAACCCAGCCATGCTGTTACTCGCTGACCATGAGCGGGCACTGGCCAAGATGGTGGCGCGGGGCATGCGCAACAAGGAAATCGCCGCTACCTTGTACGTATCCGTGCGCACGGTCGAAGTGCGCCTCACTGCCATTTACCGCAAGCTTGGCGTTGAGTCCCGGGCGCAGCTGACCGCCCTCGCCGCGGGCAAGGGATCCACCACGGCCGCCGAGCCTTACGTCCTGCCCGTCCTATAG
- a CDS encoding PKD domain-containing protein, which produces MKLRRRHFFSRTGQALAVAMLLAASILGLPGTAVADPVYGTQSIAYSGVSNPPTSDKPQSKLWWNDGSWWADMWKSGTGWSIYRLDRASNSWVDTGVVNDTRGSTLADTMWDGSHLYIASHVVTITGDGTPKPSLSNSPAKLYRYSYAGGKYTLDSGFPTTITNNSSESMTIDKDTTGRVWATWTQVAGNSTSGYTNTVYMNAATNSGASWGTPFVLPVSNPNPAPDDISAVVAFGNGQVGVMWSDHKSDTVWWATHKDSDAANSSWKLQPALRGNGQSDDHMNLKTLQADTSGRVFAAVKTSLNDISSDKTLPQLILLVFKPGTGAFTQSTIAKTGDCVSRPQIILDTQNNLVRAFHTAPPTSVSGCAYSGVAGSIYEKTASMDNPVFGSGRGTPIMQAASSSNINDVTTSKQSVNNTTGLVVMASDNVAKRYWFSDRSLGGTPPPAGQAPVASFTANPTSGAAPLNVTFTDTSTNAPTSWAWTFGDGGTSTAQNPSHSYTTAGTYTAKLTATNATGSSSATATITVGSAPPPATGGITVVNSSTSNSGTAVTTASLTVPAGTAAGDVLVASITTDLNPNLTAPAGWTAMVDAKSINSTSTSGARAFAYYKVVGASDPGTYSWALSSAAKWGGGITSYRGVNNATPLDSPVVTAADTSYSATSITVGSITTASNGAMLIGGVACDCSAPVVTAPSGWTERWEAAAGQIAEQADKPQATAGASGTATWTLSAARAVAAWQAALKPAA; this is translated from the coding sequence ATGAAGCTCAGACGCAGACACTTTTTCAGCCGGACAGGCCAGGCCCTTGCCGTTGCAATGCTTCTGGCGGCCTCCATCCTCGGCTTGCCCGGTACGGCCGTAGCGGATCCCGTCTATGGCACCCAGAGCATTGCCTATTCAGGGGTGTCCAATCCGCCGACGTCGGACAAGCCGCAAAGCAAGCTGTGGTGGAATGACGGATCGTGGTGGGCCGACATGTGGAAGTCCGGCACCGGATGGAGCATCTACCGGCTGGACCGGGCCTCCAACAGCTGGGTGGACACCGGGGTGGTCAATGACACCAGGGGAAGCACCCTGGCGGACACAATGTGGGACGGGTCCCACCTCTACATTGCCTCCCACGTGGTGACCATCACCGGCGATGGAACACCCAAGCCGTCACTATCCAACTCCCCGGCCAAGCTCTACCGGTACAGCTACGCCGGCGGCAAGTACACGCTCGACAGCGGTTTCCCCACCACCATCACCAACAATTCCAGTGAATCCATGACGATCGACAAGGACACCACCGGCCGGGTCTGGGCGACCTGGACCCAGGTTGCCGGGAATTCGACGTCGGGATACACCAACACCGTGTACATGAACGCCGCCACCAACAGCGGCGCCTCCTGGGGGACGCCCTTCGTCCTTCCCGTCAGCAACCCGAACCCCGCTCCGGATGACATCTCCGCGGTGGTGGCCTTCGGCAACGGGCAGGTGGGTGTCATGTGGAGTGATCACAAGTCCGACACCGTCTGGTGGGCCACGCACAAGGATTCAGATGCTGCCAACTCCTCCTGGAAACTGCAGCCGGCCCTGCGCGGCAACGGCCAGTCCGATGACCACATGAACCTCAAGACGCTGCAGGCGGACACCAGCGGCCGGGTCTTCGCGGCGGTCAAGACGAGCCTGAATGACATTTCCAGTGATAAGACGCTGCCGCAGCTGATCCTCCTGGTCTTCAAGCCCGGTACCGGAGCATTCACGCAGTCCACGATTGCCAAGACCGGCGACTGCGTCTCGCGGCCGCAAATTATCCTGGATACCCAGAACAACCTGGTGCGGGCGTTCCACACGGCTCCGCCAACCTCAGTTTCCGGCTGTGCCTACTCCGGCGTCGCGGGGAGCATCTATGAGAAGACCGCGTCCATGGACAATCCCGTCTTCGGTTCCGGCCGCGGCACGCCCATCATGCAGGCAGCGTCGTCGTCGAACATCAATGACGTGACCACCAGCAAGCAGAGCGTGAACAACACCACCGGACTGGTGGTCATGGCCAGCGACAATGTGGCGAAGCGCTACTGGTTCTCGGACCGGTCGCTCGGCGGCACCCCGCCGCCCGCGGGCCAGGCTCCCGTGGCGTCGTTCACCGCCAACCCGACGTCGGGTGCCGCGCCGCTGAATGTGACCTTCACTGATACGTCCACCAACGCGCCCACCTCGTGGGCATGGACCTTCGGCGACGGCGGCACGTCCACAGCACAGAACCCCAGCCACTCATACACGACGGCCGGGACCTACACCGCCAAACTCACGGCGACCAATGCCACGGGTTCATCGTCGGCGACGGCAACCATCACCGTCGGCTCGGCACCACCGCCGGCAACAGGCGGCATTACCGTGGTGAATTCCAGCACCTCCAACTCCGGGACTGCCGTGACCACTGCGTCATTGACGGTTCCTGCCGGTACCGCGGCGGGTGACGTCCTGGTCGCCTCCATCACCACGGACCTCAACCCGAACCTGACCGCCCCTGCCGGCTGGACGGCAATGGTCGATGCGAAATCCATCAACAGCACCTCGACCTCCGGTGCACGGGCGTTCGCGTACTACAAGGTGGTGGGTGCCTCGGATCCGGGAACGTACAGCTGGGCGCTCAGTTCGGCGGCCAAGTGGGGTGGCGGCATCACCTCCTACCGCGGCGTCAACAACGCCACGCCCCTGGACAGCCCGGTGGTGACCGCCGCTGACACCAGCTACTCGGCCACCAGCATCACGGTGGGCAGCATCACCACGGCCAGCAACGGCGCGATGCTGATTGGCGGGGTGGCCTGCGACTGCAGTGCACCCGTGGTCACCGCCCCGTCGGGCTGGACCGAACGCTGGGAGGCAGCGGCTGGGCAGATCGCCGAGCAGGCGGACAAACCGCAGGCGACGGCGGGGGCCAGCGGAACGGCCACGTGGACCCTGAGTGCCGCACGGGCCGTGGCCGCCTGGCAGGCCGCCCTCAAGCCGGCGGCCTAG
- a CDS encoding acetyltransferase, with amino-acid sequence MSELILIAASGLAREVLAMVRSSGQYDVVGLLDDDKEMAGVTVDGAPVLGTIDDAAKYTHAFVLVCIGSGRARESVVERLTSLGLTEARYATAVDPSVQYPEGCRVGRGSILLRNVTLTASVTLGSHVVAMPSVTFTHDDDVADFATFAAGVSLGGGVRIGRAAYLGMNASVRERTSVGAYATVGMGAAVLSNVPDGQTWVGVPAHEIDGESFRIGGMS; translated from the coding sequence ATGAGTGAGCTGATCCTGATAGCTGCCAGCGGCCTGGCCCGCGAAGTCCTGGCGATGGTGCGCAGCAGCGGCCAGTACGACGTCGTCGGCCTGCTTGATGACGACAAGGAAATGGCGGGCGTGACCGTGGACGGGGCGCCCGTACTGGGGACCATCGATGACGCTGCCAAGTACACCCACGCGTTCGTGCTGGTGTGCATCGGGTCTGGCAGGGCGCGCGAGTCCGTGGTGGAGCGCTTGACGTCACTGGGCCTTACAGAGGCCCGCTACGCCACCGCCGTCGACCCTTCGGTCCAGTACCCGGAGGGATGCCGGGTGGGCAGGGGCAGTATTTTGCTCCGGAACGTTACGCTCACCGCCTCGGTGACGCTGGGTTCGCACGTGGTGGCGATGCCTTCAGTGACGTTTACGCACGACGACGACGTGGCGGACTTCGCGACGTTCGCTGCGGGTGTGTCGCTGGGCGGCGGTGTCCGGATTGGCCGGGCGGCCTACCTGGGCATGAACGCCAGCGTTCGCGAGCGAACATCGGTGGGGGCTTACGCCACGGTGGGAATGGGGGCGGCAGTTTTGAGCAACGTCCCAGACGGGCAGACGTGGGTTGGGGTGCCGGCCCACGAGATTGATGGGGAAAGCTTCCGGATTGGGGGGATGTCATGA
- a CDS encoding DegT/DnrJ/EryC1/StrS aminotransferase family protein, with amino-acid sequence MTAEPVLARINVMKPWLGEEEARALAEVVASGWVAQGPKVKEFESRFAEFQGVRHAVATSSCTTALHLALVVAGIGPGDDVVVPSLSFIATANAVTYVGARPVFCDVDAATGNVTAETIHAALTLDTRAVIVVDQGGVPLDIDPIRELCDRHEITVIEDAACAVGSTYKGRPVGAGADVAVWSFHPRKILTTGEGGMLTTNRADWAARARTLREHSMSVSATDRHGSLLAPAESYLEVGFNYRMTDLQAAVGLVQLGRLPEVLARRRDIAAQYVAGLSRVPGLRLVSDPPYGTTNFQSFWVEVLPSFGTSRDGLLQKLAEAGISARRGIMAAHRQPAYRWRDSGGTLLQHTERLNDRTLILPVYHELDDDGLVRIISTIRASAAGTRT; translated from the coding sequence ATGACTGCTGAACCCGTTCTTGCCCGGATCAACGTCATGAAGCCCTGGCTCGGTGAGGAGGAAGCCCGGGCTTTGGCTGAGGTAGTGGCGTCCGGCTGGGTGGCGCAGGGACCCAAGGTCAAGGAATTTGAGTCGCGCTTCGCCGAATTCCAGGGAGTCCGCCACGCGGTTGCCACGTCCAGCTGCACCACGGCCTTGCACCTGGCGTTGGTCGTTGCGGGAATCGGGCCCGGGGACGACGTGGTTGTGCCGTCTCTGTCGTTCATCGCTACCGCGAACGCCGTGACATACGTTGGGGCGCGCCCGGTGTTCTGCGATGTGGACGCGGCCACCGGAAACGTGACCGCGGAAACCATCCACGCTGCGCTCACTTTGGACACCCGTGCCGTGATCGTGGTTGACCAGGGCGGTGTGCCGCTGGACATCGACCCCATCCGCGAGCTGTGCGACCGGCACGAAATCACCGTGATTGAAGATGCAGCATGTGCCGTCGGATCCACCTACAAGGGACGGCCGGTGGGTGCGGGCGCGGATGTTGCCGTATGGTCCTTCCACCCGCGCAAGATCCTGACCACCGGTGAAGGCGGCATGCTCACCACCAACCGGGCTGACTGGGCGGCCAGGGCCAGGACATTGCGCGAGCATTCAATGAGCGTATCCGCGACGGACCGGCACGGTTCACTGCTCGCCCCGGCGGAGTCCTACCTCGAGGTCGGGTTCAATTACCGGATGACGGACCTGCAGGCCGCCGTCGGACTGGTCCAGCTGGGCCGGCTGCCGGAAGTGCTGGCACGGCGGCGGGACATCGCCGCGCAGTATGTTGCCGGCCTCTCGAGGGTGCCGGGCCTGCGGCTGGTGTCGGATCCTCCTTACGGCACCACCAACTTCCAGTCGTTCTGGGTGGAAGTCCTGCCCAGCTTTGGAACCAGCCGGGACGGGCTCCTGCAAAAGCTGGCGGAAGCAGGGATCTCGGCGCGCAGGGGCATCATGGCGGCGCACCGCCAGCCCGCCTACCGGTGGCGTGACTCCGGTGGAACCCTGCTCCAGCACACGGAACGGCTCAACGACAGGACTTTGATCCTGCCGGTGTACCACGAGCTGGACGACGACGGCCTGGTCAGGATCATCAGTACCATCCGGGCTTCGGCCGCAGGGACGCGCACATGA
- a CDS encoding sugar transferase: MAEAPVAKSRPAFDWRTTPAVAPRASAQQVVAAETAGTPLPLPQVPAFHGAKARTRKATAAWISKHVNLLRGADALMVTVAVYTGFTLSEAGFAPVGPRDGGAAVAAAALTVIWLGALEAYHTRDPKVLGIGADEYKRVASATLRIFGLMALAAVVFSVHGATAFVTVSLPLGLAALTANRWAFRRRLAGEKLRGRHLSRTVVVGEPEDVRYVIQQVSRKSGAVYEILGACLPGARRGAGLRVDGRTVPVLSSTDDIARTVRLVDADSVIIAGPMPGGNKFIRELGWKLEESSTELILAATLTNVAGPRIHWRPVEGLPLMHVDIPQYGGAKHALKRVMDVIAALAALLVLSPVLLALAAIVRLDSPGPIFFRQDRIGKDGQVFGMFKFRSMVVDAEARLAALNQQNQGAGVLFKVKDDPRVTRCGRWMRKYSLDELPQLWNVVLGDMSMVGPRPPLDREVSGYERHTHRRLLIKPGITGLWQINGRSDLPWEEAVRLDLYYVENWSLAGDLLILWRTLRAVIRPSGAY, from the coding sequence ATGGCAGAAGCACCAGTGGCTAAATCCCGGCCTGCGTTTGACTGGCGCACCACCCCCGCGGTTGCGCCCCGGGCTTCAGCACAGCAAGTGGTGGCGGCGGAGACTGCAGGGACCCCGCTGCCGCTTCCGCAGGTGCCCGCTTTCCACGGCGCGAAAGCCCGGACCCGGAAGGCGACGGCAGCCTGGATCTCCAAGCATGTCAACCTTCTCCGGGGTGCAGACGCCCTTATGGTGACGGTAGCCGTTTACACCGGTTTCACCCTCTCGGAAGCCGGGTTCGCACCGGTTGGGCCCCGAGACGGCGGGGCAGCAGTTGCGGCGGCAGCACTGACCGTCATCTGGCTGGGCGCCCTGGAGGCCTACCACACCAGGGACCCCAAGGTGCTTGGCATCGGCGCCGACGAATACAAGCGGGTGGCATCGGCCACCCTGCGCATCTTTGGCCTGATGGCCCTCGCCGCGGTGGTTTTCTCCGTCCACGGAGCCACCGCGTTCGTCACGGTTTCACTGCCCCTCGGTTTGGCGGCCCTGACGGCCAACCGCTGGGCTTTCCGCAGGCGGCTGGCCGGGGAGAAATTGCGGGGCAGGCACCTCTCACGGACTGTTGTGGTCGGCGAACCGGAGGACGTCAGGTACGTCATACAGCAGGTATCGCGGAAGTCGGGAGCGGTGTATGAAATCCTGGGCGCCTGCCTCCCGGGGGCACGCCGGGGAGCCGGCCTTCGGGTGGACGGCCGCACCGTTCCTGTGCTGTCGTCAACGGATGACATCGCCCGGACCGTACGCCTGGTTGACGCGGACTCTGTCATTATTGCCGGGCCCATGCCGGGCGGAAACAAGTTCATCCGGGAGCTGGGGTGGAAACTCGAGGAGTCCTCCACCGAGCTGATCCTGGCGGCCACATTGACCAACGTTGCCGGCCCCCGGATCCACTGGCGGCCGGTGGAGGGCCTGCCCCTCATGCACGTGGACATTCCGCAGTACGGCGGCGCAAAGCATGCCTTGAAGCGCGTCATGGATGTCATTGCCGCGCTGGCCGCCCTCCTGGTCCTCTCCCCGGTGCTCCTGGCACTCGCGGCGATCGTCCGGCTGGACAGCCCGGGCCCCATCTTCTTCCGGCAGGACCGGATCGGCAAGGACGGCCAGGTCTTCGGAATGTTCAAGTTCCGTTCCATGGTGGTCGACGCCGAGGCGAGGCTGGCTGCGCTGAACCAGCAGAACCAGGGGGCCGGGGTGCTCTTCAAGGTGAAAGACGATCCCAGGGTCACCCGCTGCGGACGCTGGATGCGCAAGTATTCGCTGGACGAGCTTCCCCAGCTTTGGAACGTGGTGCTGGGCGATATGAGCATGGTGGGGCCGCGGCCCCCGCTGGACCGCGAAGTCAGTGGCTATGAACGCCACACCCACCGCCGGCTCTTGATCAAGCCTGGCATCACCGGACTCTGGCAGATCAACGGCCGCTCGGACCTCCCTTGGGAGGAAGCGGTCCGGCTGGATCTCTACTACGTCGAAAACTGGTCCCTTGCAGGTGACCTTCTGATTCTCTGGAGGACGCTCCGGGCCGTCATCAGGCCATCCGGCGCTTACTAG
- a CDS encoding NAD-dependent epimerase/dehydratase family protein, which yields MRALEGASVLVTGGAGTIGSTLVDALLDAGVGRIDVLDNLVRGRLDNLVGALASGQVELVQGNIQDRDLVHDLTRGKDLVFHQAAIRITQCAEEPRLALEVLVDGSFNVLEAAAEHKVAKIVAASSASVYGMAEEFPTTERHHHANNDTFYGAAKSFNEGMARSFRAMTGLDYVMLRYFNVYGPRMDVHGLYTEVLVRWMERIMDGEPPLIFGDGLQTMDFIHTADVARANVLAAGSDVVEGTYNVASGTETSLLEMAQALLRVMGSSLTVEHGPARQVNGVVRRLADTSAAAHDLGFKAEVELEEGLRQLVNWWLPLRDEIAAARKVGA from the coding sequence GTGAGGGCCTTGGAGGGGGCCAGCGTCCTGGTCACCGGCGGGGCGGGCACCATCGGATCCACTCTGGTGGACGCCCTCCTGGATGCCGGTGTGGGCCGCATCGATGTGCTTGACAACCTGGTTCGCGGCAGGCTGGACAACCTGGTCGGCGCCCTGGCATCCGGGCAGGTTGAGCTGGTACAGGGCAACATCCAGGACCGGGACCTGGTGCATGACCTTACCCGCGGCAAGGACCTGGTGTTCCACCAGGCGGCCATCCGCATCACCCAGTGTGCCGAGGAGCCCCGGCTGGCCCTGGAGGTCCTGGTGGACGGAAGCTTCAATGTCCTGGAAGCGGCCGCGGAGCACAAGGTAGCCAAGATCGTGGCGGCGTCCAGCGCCTCCGTGTACGGGATGGCTGAAGAGTTCCCCACCACGGAACGGCACCATCATGCGAACAATGACACCTTCTACGGGGCAGCCAAGTCCTTCAACGAAGGCATGGCCAGGAGCTTCCGGGCCATGACCGGCCTCGACTATGTGATGCTCCGCTACTTCAACGTGTACGGGCCCCGGATGGACGTCCACGGCCTGTACACCGAGGTCCTGGTGCGCTGGATGGAGCGGATCATGGACGGGGAGCCGCCGCTGATCTTTGGTGACGGCCTCCAGACCATGGACTTCATCCACACCGCTGACGTCGCCCGCGCAAACGTGCTGGCTGCCGGCAGTGACGTCGTTGAAGGGACCTACAACGTGGCCAGCGGTACGGAAACCAGCCTGCTGGAGATGGCGCAGGCACTCCTGCGGGTTATGGGCTCCAGCCTCACCGTGGAGCATGGGCCCGCGCGCCAAGTGAACGGCGTGGTGCGTCGCCTGGCTGACACCTCCGCGGCCGCCCACGACCTTGGCTTCAAGGCCGAGGTGGAACTCGAAGAGGGACTGCGGCAACTCGTCAACTGGTGGCTGCCACTGCGCGATGAGATTGCCGCAGCACGGAAGGTTGGTGCGTGA
- a CDS encoding Gfo/Idh/MocA family protein, with amino-acid sequence MRSFANQTHAPAQPRPARKLRIAVVGAGYWGPNLARNLQSSPDWDLVAICDLDLERARKLAATLGDIPCVESMDELLDFCDVDAVAIATPARTHHGAVMTALRAGKHVLVEKPLADNREHGLEMVAEAQANGLVLMADHTYCYTPAVLKMQELVQSGSLGEILFVDSTRINLGLVQPDVDVFWDLAPHDLAILDFVLPGGLNPAEVSAFGADPLGTGRDCVGHLNFRLPNDATAHVHVNWLSPTKIRQMVIGGSLRTLVWDDLNPQQRLSVYDRGVSLDRQPKSVGEKASTAVSYRLGDTWSPALPEREALSLVVQELASCIRSGQEARTGGTSGLRVLSVLEAVTRSLAMDGQAAPVAGSAMAGTGTEMEGAR; translated from the coding sequence ATGAGATCATTCGCCAACCAAACTCACGCCCCTGCCCAGCCGCGGCCAGCGCGAAAACTCCGTATCGCCGTCGTCGGTGCCGGCTACTGGGGACCAAACCTGGCCCGCAACCTCCAGAGCAGCCCCGACTGGGACTTGGTGGCCATTTGCGACCTGGACCTCGAACGGGCGCGGAAACTCGCAGCCACGCTCGGGGATATCCCCTGTGTGGAGTCCATGGACGAGCTGCTGGACTTTTGCGATGTGGATGCGGTGGCCATTGCCACCCCCGCGCGCACCCACCACGGGGCGGTCATGACGGCGCTGCGGGCCGGGAAGCACGTCCTCGTGGAAAAGCCGCTGGCGGACAACAGGGAACACGGGCTCGAGATGGTGGCCGAGGCCCAGGCGAACGGTCTGGTGCTGATGGCGGACCACACCTATTGCTACACGCCAGCCGTCCTGAAGATGCAGGAACTGGTGCAATCTGGATCCCTCGGGGAGATCCTGTTCGTGGATTCCACCCGGATCAACCTGGGGCTCGTCCAACCTGACGTGGACGTCTTTTGGGACCTTGCTCCGCATGATCTTGCCATCCTGGACTTTGTCCTCCCGGGTGGACTGAATCCGGCCGAAGTGTCCGCCTTCGGAGCAGATCCACTGGGAACAGGGCGGGACTGCGTGGGACACCTGAACTTCCGGCTTCCCAACGATGCCACGGCCCACGTACATGTGAACTGGCTGAGCCCGACGAAAATCCGCCAAATGGTGATTGGTGGTTCCCTGCGGACCCTGGTGTGGGACGACCTGAACCCCCAGCAGCGGCTTAGCGTCTACGACCGCGGCGTAAGCCTGGACCGGCAGCCGAAATCCGTCGGCGAGAAGGCATCAACAGCAGTTTCCTACCGCCTGGGTGATACCTGGTCCCCCGCGCTTCCGGAACGGGAGGCCCTCAGCCTGGTGGTACAGGAACTGGCATCCTGCATCCGCAGCGGCCAGGAAGCGAGAACAGGCGGCACATCCGGGCTCCGGGTTCTGTCGGTCCTTGAGGCCGTCACCCGCAGCCTGGCGATGGACGGCCAGGCTGCCCCAGTGGCGGGATCCGCTATGGCCGGAACCGGCACCGAAATGGAGGGAGCACGGTGA